Proteins from a genomic interval of Echeneis naucrates chromosome 21, fEcheNa1.1, whole genome shotgun sequence:
- the LOC115035204 gene encoding nck-associated protein 5-like isoform X4 has protein sequence MTRLVMKFQHIFCILFVLMSFKVANQVVQALLTQKDLKEECVKLRTRVFDLEQQNRILSVLFQQRVKMSSIPISQEAQRNGKAGFSAGRWPSLLSLTCPRSSGSGSGSELSLSSACSEYSSGSHTWAEGRGHSKQGATSRDKRMSACSVSSNHSAHIDQADLGWKEGHILKGLKRLQTGSSKEASSHASVPHCKDCMTSNEGIYSLGGLQGATAKQTNLTSKPFKAKEAIAALDSDDADDDSSKLQSRESGEHPKKEHLCLEKLEASRDDDGNFLEDPVKLAGDSGLFPSPVTDNFLFLEGPTVKPGVSPTDTLIPQQEKKKDSLEKQNASGVKFNDRNNNQERSTDRKSRLDHVKRQQVRLTIKQMEAGTGDISSSIPHRATRALTCVNEARQRSSSAEVPHCRDQASQAGGHTRHYTISESPQRKLKPRPCVSARKAFILRSKSADGGPEQVKATHSPLHQKLIKGHRSQGQSNPAGHSVPSQRTNLSKTHCSSKGALSKVEKDEDVTIATSSKSLECVQQHSPLASPVKYSKTLKPQGVNECSKTPTKSSLQIHSPQSSSDSVEESIYDNLPYSPRKQQHCNASYSEPMSPPPPPPGRTTSLLLKPGCDSLSEANKSAGLAQSSTTGKTTLNTTKSQSHQFSSQQFSTTKDNQHTAPQMGADGTPLKEIPAKLYHSHSSMISHAPVQESTQLSVDRAAICHVENDAPSVLPSQRILQRSQQSISEPKLSEVLPQAYSNVYYHGISNSSQSSTSRALKMALPVNAKSNEAITGQETTTFLIFGRQNKDDANSTIKTVQTFQTFSRDPQVTHEGGPHDKARRKIETRCNSLDSEPSMQPVASDSGVMLDWGFDEEGWLFKRSVSVSTRPLLKPVMGMNGAKARSQSFGARYMDRPSFNRSGRVRTQIKTHSGSSLNSLGDVLPGSMSCSSSYHCPMNRSLLNNFLIEEGLTVPSHLGSSSERLQSLKLQREQARRLQIEQQFSSAFGEPVSEEPERQSTITTIEEKVMLGIEENLHKSQEERRVEVKQKSGSTLANWFGFRKSKLPAPNGKKTDPPKVKEDKREQKITSLLGGKQSKSDKKRDRRKSDGKDCSVGRRESHDAVRACISMPCPGMSLNEIQGHTDISGDPKKQMMGRRPDGENGSTMKSPNQDGGIGSGCKMRTLDSGIGTIPLPESCSFFSSILHLLPKSSSTPEQSLSPPSVPGSSSEDVSPSPLPRWRIPSGFKDSSHAGVKNSLHDSSMTHIQSVPFPTVAFLQPIQSQSEPIVTSASVCDTQSRLPRPPPGGMEPKRLTYIKSKTRATPSQQKEQTRLQLAN, from the exons GAGGCCCaaagaaacggaaaagcaggTTTTTCGGCAGGAAGATGGCCCAGCCTACTGAGTCTGACATGCCCACGTAGTAGTGGTAGTGGCAGTGGCAGTGAGCTGTCACTATCCAGTGCCTGCAGTGAGTACTCCAGTGGCTCCCACACTTGGGCTGAAGGACGGGGCCACTCCAAGCAG GGTGCTACGAGCCGAGACAAAAGGATGAGTGCGTGTTCAGTATCCAGCAATCATTCAGCACACATCGACCAGGCAGACCTGGGATGGAAGGAAGGCCACATTCTGAAAGGCTTGAAACGTCTCCAGACGGGCAGCTCCAAAGAGGCATCCTCACATGCATCTGTACCCCACTGCAAGGACTGTATGACTTCAAATGAGGGCATATACTCGCTTGGTGGTCTACAAGGAGCTACAGCCAAGCAAACAAACTTGACAAGCAAACCTTTCAAGGCTAAAGAAGCAATCGCAGCCCTAGACTCTGATGATGCAGATGATGATTCATCGAAATTACAAAGTAGGGAATCCGGTGAGCATccaaaaaaagaacatctgTGCTTGGAGAAACTGGAGGCCTCTAGAGATGATGATGGCAATTTTCTCGAAGATCCAGTAAAACTTGCTGGGGATTCAGGTCTTTTCCCCTCACCTGTAACAGACAACTTCTTATTTTTGGAGGGTCCCACAGTAAAACCTGGTGTAAGTCCAACAGATACCCTTATACCTcagcaggaaaagaagaaagactcacttgaaaaacaaaacgcCTCAGGCGTTAAGTTCAACGATAGAAACAACAACCAAGAAAGGTCTACTGACCGTAAATCCCGACTTGATCATGTGAAAAGACAACAGGTAAGGCTAACAATCAAGCAAATGGAAGCAGGGACAGGTGATATCAGCTCATCTATTCCACATAGAGCGACAAGAGCTCTTACCTGTGTGAATGAAGCCAGACAGCGCAGTTCATCTGCTGAGGTCCCCCATTGCAGAGATCAGGCAAGTCAAGCTGGTGGTCATACCCGTCACTACACAATCTCTGAATCTCCGCAAAGGAAACTGAAACCTCGGCCTTGTGTTTCAGCAAGGAAGGCTTTTATTTTGCGCAGCAAAAGTGCAGATGGGGGACCAGAGCAAGTCAAGGCCACACATTCCCCTCTCCACCAAAAGCTTATAAAGGGTCACAGGTCCCAAGGACAGTCAAACCCTGCTGGGCACAGTGTTCCTAGCCAAAGGACGAATCTCAGTAAAACACATTGCTCAAGCAAAGGAGCGTTATCTAAAGTTGAGAAAGATGAGGATGTGACAATAGCAACAAGTTCCAAGTCTCTTGAgtgtgtgcagcagcattctccGCTTGCTTCCCctgtaaaatattcaaagaCATTGAAGCCTCAAGGTGTAAATGAATGCTCCAAGACCCCAACAAAATCTTCGCTGCAAATCCATAGTCCACAATCAAGCAGTGACTCTGTGGAAGAGAGCATATATGATAACTTACCCTACTCTCCACGAAAACAACAGCATTGCAATGCTTCCTATTCAGAACCTATgtcccctccacccccaccaccgGGGCGAACAACTTCCCTTCTTCTTAAACCAGGTTGTGATTCCTTATCTGAAGCTAATAAATCTGCAGGTTTAGCTCAAAGCTCTACTACTGGGAAGACAACATTGAACACCACGAAGTCCCAATCACATCAGTTTTCTTCTCAACAATTCAGTACAACAAAAGACAATCAGCATACAGCCCCACAAATGGGTGCTGATGGTACGCCTCTAAAAGAAATCCCTGCTAAGCTCTACCATTCCCACTCATCAATGATATCTCATGCCCCAGTCCAGGAATCAACGCAGTTATCTGTGGACAGAGCTGCCATATGTCATGTTGAAAACGATGCTCCCTCTGTACTCCCAAGTCAGCGCATCTTACAAAGATCCCAACAGAGCATCAGTGAGCCAAAGCTCTCTGAAGTTTTGCCTCAGGCATATTCTAATGTTTACTACCATGGGATTTCCAATAGTTCTCAGAGTTCCACTTCAAGAGCTTTAAAAATGGCTCTTCCTGTAAACGCTAAATCTAATGAGGCAATCACTGGACAGGAAACCACTACCTTCCTCATTTTTGGACGACAAAACAAAGACGATGCAAACTCTACTATAAAAACTGTCCAGACATTTCAGACTTTTTCACGTGATCCCCAGGTGACACATGAAGGCGGACCTCATGACAAAGCCCGTAGAAAGATTGAGACCCGCTGTAACTCACTGGACTCTGAGCCCTCTATGCAACCTGTTGCATCAGACAGCGGTGTTATGTTAGATTGGGGCTTTGATGAGGAAGGTTGGCTGTTTAAAAGGTCTGTGTCAGTGTCAACCAGACCTCTCCTCAAGCCAGTGATGGGCATGAATGGGGCCAAGGCTCGTAGCCAGAGTTTTGGTGCACGCTACATGGACCGGCCAAGTTTCAATAGATCTGGAAGGGTCCGCACCCAAATCAAAACACACTCAGGGAGCTCCTTGAACTCTCTTGGCGATGTTCTTCCCGGAAGTATGAGTTGCTCTAGCAGTTACCATTGTCCAATGAATCGATCTCTTTTGAACAACTTCTTAATTGAAGAGGGTCTGACAGTTCCCTCACATTTAGGGTCCTCCAGTGAAAGACTTCAAAGTCTTAAACTCCAGCGAGAGCAGGCCAGGCGCCTTCAGATTGAACAACAGTTTTCCAGTGCTTTTGGCGAGCCAGTTTCTGAAGAACCAGAGAGACAAAGTACTATAACCACAATTGAAGAGAAGGTTATGCTTGGCATAGAGGAGAACTTGCACAAGTCTCAAGAAGAGAGAAGAGTTGAAGTCAAACAAAAGTCTGGTTCAACCTTGGCCAATTGGTTTGGTTTTCGGAAGAGTAAGCTTCCTGCTCCTAATGGCAAAAAGACTGATCCGCCAAAAGTAAAAGAAGACAAGAGGGAACAAAAGATCACCTCACTCCTGGGAGGAAAGCAATCCAagtctgacaaaaaaagagacagaagaaaaagtgaTGGAAAAGACTG CTCTGTGGGGAGAAGAGAGTCCCATGATGCAGTGCGTGCATGCATATCAATGCCTTGCCCAGGAATGTCCCTGAATGAGATACAAGGACATACTGACATCAGCGGGGACCCAAAG AAGCAGATGATGGGCCGGAGACCTGATGGTGAAAATGGATCCACTATGAAAAGCCCCAACCAAGATGGAGGAATAG GCTCCGGCTGCAAGATGCGAACGTTGGACAGTGGAATCGGGACCATCCCCCTTCCTGAATCCtgttccttcttctcctccatcctgCACCTCCTCCCCAAATCCTCATCAACCCCAGAACAGTCCCTCAGTCCTCCCAGTGTCCCAGGTTCCTCCAGTGAGGACGTGTCTCCCTCCCCATTACCCCGTTGGAGAATACCATCCGGCTTTAAGGACAGCAGCCATGCAGGGGTGAAAAACTCCCTCCACGATTCCTCCATGACCCATATCCAGTCAGTGCCTTTCCCAACTGTGGCCTTCCTTCAGCCCATCCAATCCCAGTCTGAACCCATTGTGACCTCTGCCAGTGTGTGTGATACCCAGAGCAGGCTACCCAGACCACCGCCAG GTGGAATGGAACCAAAGAGGTTGACCtatatcaaatcaaaaacacGAGCCACCCCGAGCCAACAGAAAGAGCAGACGAGGCTTCAGCTTGCTAACT ag